The following are encoded in a window of Syngnathus scovelli strain Florida chromosome 4, RoL_Ssco_1.2, whole genome shotgun sequence genomic DNA:
- the LOC125966977 gene encoding gastrula zinc finger protein XlCGF57.1 isoform X1, translating into MRHFRFFRTSSVALLSCTSRVTKSASLSNSELVLNVLKPRYSTSAYLEEKNHDSIFVDMCAKMVKEEYEEGFCGIKEGNERQRLDAVFKKPHDVLHDVTEDLQPDLQEPDLFSIKEEGPSHVKREEGPESLLIKEEELELHITEFPLTAIVKCEEDDHNDDDEDEREDCQGPQEDGLLAPLSESDMSHTADTDDGGDVEHAKGDVSCHLDNKSIKCHECDKTFFNKSQLKRHTITHNLEKTFACSACAKTFAHKGHLNIHMRMHTKEKPFSCSLCGLKVTHKSSLTNHMRIHTGEKPFVCSVCNLSFGRRSYLIKHTRIHTGEKPFSCVVCDKRFCIKADLKTHTRTHTGEKPFACSVCGKAFSLKGSLRIHTRTHTGEKPFVCSVCGKSFTVKTCLIRHTRTHDGEKPFACSVCGKRFHVKTCLVRHTRTHTGEKPFACTVCDLTFIDRTGLVRHTRTHTGEKLFACSVCGKSFTQRCILEKHTRIHTGEKPFSCSLCDKRFSRKDRVKRHKCAGEKTSGK; encoded by the exons ATGCGTCACTTCCGCTTCTTCCGTACTTCTTCTGTCGCTCTACTTTCGTGTACATCCAGGGTGACCAAATCCGCTTCACTAAGTAATTCTGAATTAGTACTCAATGTACTGAAGCCTCGATATAGTACGTCTGCTTACCTGGAGGAAAAGAATCATGATTCAATCTTCGT GGACATGTGCGCAAAAATGGTGAAAGAAGAGTACGAAGAGGGCTTTTGTGGAATAAAAGAGGGTAACGAGCGTCAACGACTGGACGCTGTCTTCAAGAAGCCTCACGATGTTTTACACG ACGTCACTGAAGATCTTCAACCAGACCTGCAGGAGCCAGATCTCTTTTCCATTAAAGAGGAGGGGCCCTCCCACGTCAAAAGGGAAGAAGGGCCAGAGTCACTTCTTATTAAAGAAGAAGAGCTGGAGTTGCATATCACAGAGTTTCCATTGACAGCCATTGTTAAGTGTGAAGAAGATGatcataatgatgatgatgaggatgaaagAGAAGACTGTCAAGGACCCCAAGAAGATGGCCTCTTGGCTCCACTATCAGAGAGTGATATGTCACACACTGCAGACACTGATGATGGTGGTGACGTTGAACACGCTAAAGGTGATGTCTCATGTCACCTTGATAACAAATCCATAAAATGTCATGAGTGTGACAAAACCTTTTTCAATAAGTCACAGTTGAAAAGACACACGATAACTCACAATCTAGAGAAGACTTTTGCCTGCTCAGCTTGTGCAAAAACATTTGCTCATAAGGGACATTTGAACATACACATGCGGATGCACACTaaggagaaacctttttcctgctcacttTGTGGCCTAAAAGTAACTCATAAGAGTAGCTTAACAAATCACATGAGAATtcacactggagagaaacccTTTGTCTGCTCAGTCTGCAACTTAAGTTTCGGAAGACGTTCATATTTGATAAAACACACACGAAtacacactggggagaaaccaTTTTCCTGTGTAGTTTGTGACAAACGATTCTGTATAAAGGCAGATTTAAAAACGCACACAAGAACACATACTggtgaaaaaccttttgcctgttcAGTTTGTGGCAAAGCTTTTTCTTTGAAGGGAAGTTTAAGaatacacacaagaacacacaccggGGAGAAGCCATTtgtctgctcagtttgtggtaaaagtttcactGTGAAAACATGTTTAATaaggcacacaagaacacacgatggtgagaaaccttttgcctgttcagtttgtggcaaaagatTCCATGTGAAGACATGCTTGGTAAGGCACACtagaacacacactggagagaaaccttttgctTGCACAGTCTGCGATTTAACGTTCATCGATCGCACAGGATTAGTTcgacacacaagaacacacactggggagaaactGTTTgcttgctcagtttgtggtaaaagtttcacgCAAAGATGCATATTAGAGAAACACACCAGAATACACACTGGTGAAAAACCATTCAGTTGCAGTCTGTGTGATAAAAGATTCTCTCGTAAGGACCGAGTTAAGAGACACAAGTGTGCTGGTGAGAAAACTAGTGGGAAGTGA
- the LOC125966977 gene encoding gastrula zinc finger protein XlCGF57.1 isoform X2 → MEPVSTPTRTRDMCAKMVKEEYEEGFCGIKEGNERQRLDAVFKKPHDVLHDVTEDLQPDLQEPDLFSIKEEGPSHVKREEGPESLLIKEEELELHITEFPLTAIVKCEEDDHNDDDEDEREDCQGPQEDGLLAPLSESDMSHTADTDDGGDVEHAKGDVSCHLDNKSIKCHECDKTFFNKSQLKRHTITHNLEKTFACSACAKTFAHKGHLNIHMRMHTKEKPFSCSLCGLKVTHKSSLTNHMRIHTGEKPFVCSVCNLSFGRRSYLIKHTRIHTGEKPFSCVVCDKRFCIKADLKTHTRTHTGEKPFACSVCGKAFSLKGSLRIHTRTHTGEKPFVCSVCGKSFTVKTCLIRHTRTHDGEKPFACSVCGKRFHVKTCLVRHTRTHTGEKPFACTVCDLTFIDRTGLVRHTRTHTGEKLFACSVCGKSFTQRCILEKHTRIHTGEKPFSCSLCDKRFSRKDRVKRHKCAGEKTSGK, encoded by the exons GGACATGTGCGCAAAAATGGTGAAAGAAGAGTACGAAGAGGGCTTTTGTGGAATAAAAGAGGGTAACGAGCGTCAACGACTGGACGCTGTCTTCAAGAAGCCTCACGATGTTTTACACG ACGTCACTGAAGATCTTCAACCAGACCTGCAGGAGCCAGATCTCTTTTCCATTAAAGAGGAGGGGCCCTCCCACGTCAAAAGGGAAGAAGGGCCAGAGTCACTTCTTATTAAAGAAGAAGAGCTGGAGTTGCATATCACAGAGTTTCCATTGACAGCCATTGTTAAGTGTGAAGAAGATGatcataatgatgatgatgaggatgaaagAGAAGACTGTCAAGGACCCCAAGAAGATGGCCTCTTGGCTCCACTATCAGAGAGTGATATGTCACACACTGCAGACACTGATGATGGTGGTGACGTTGAACACGCTAAAGGTGATGTCTCATGTCACCTTGATAACAAATCCATAAAATGTCATGAGTGTGACAAAACCTTTTTCAATAAGTCACAGTTGAAAAGACACACGATAACTCACAATCTAGAGAAGACTTTTGCCTGCTCAGCTTGTGCAAAAACATTTGCTCATAAGGGACATTTGAACATACACATGCGGATGCACACTaaggagaaacctttttcctgctcacttTGTGGCCTAAAAGTAACTCATAAGAGTAGCTTAACAAATCACATGAGAATtcacactggagagaaacccTTTGTCTGCTCAGTCTGCAACTTAAGTTTCGGAAGACGTTCATATTTGATAAAACACACACGAAtacacactggggagaaaccaTTTTCCTGTGTAGTTTGTGACAAACGATTCTGTATAAAGGCAGATTTAAAAACGCACACAAGAACACATACTggtgaaaaaccttttgcctgttcAGTTTGTGGCAAAGCTTTTTCTTTGAAGGGAAGTTTAAGaatacacacaagaacacacaccggGGAGAAGCCATTtgtctgctcagtttgtggtaaaagtttcactGTGAAAACATGTTTAATaaggcacacaagaacacacgatggtgagaaaccttttgcctgttcagtttgtggcaaaagatTCCATGTGAAGACATGCTTGGTAAGGCACACtagaacacacactggagagaaaccttttgctTGCACAGTCTGCGATTTAACGTTCATCGATCGCACAGGATTAGTTcgacacacaagaacacacactggggagaaactGTTTgcttgctcagtttgtggtaaaagtttcacgCAAAGATGCATATTAGAGAAACACACCAGAATACACACTGGTGAAAAACCATTCAGTTGCAGTCTGTGTGATAAAAGATTCTCTCGTAAGGACCGAGTTAAGAGACACAAGTGTGCTGGTGAGAAAACTAGTGGGAAGTGA